In one Juglans regia cultivar Chandler chromosome 11, Walnut 2.0, whole genome shotgun sequence genomic region, the following are encoded:
- the LOC109018294 gene encoding DELLA protein RGL1-like, translating to MADTFFSFTPYLDGIQENYGPLEDFRKEEAQFKEKRDHLIDMEMGEANPNEYGFHQGEMAKKVDYFLKDKLLIQHQQPIDEFHFNALSPTTQPIQESAGLVHIPARVSETSENNTQMPHPSPLASPLKLLTNYGSGFKKLKGEKLIKVETETSGTSDKLSTVEIMKVAGARYVQFSTQMCDDYNYMAMHPFGFALSCLSDDDKRDVELAHLLLAAAEKVGYQQYERAERMLLRCEWVSSARGNPAQRVIYHFAEALRERIEKESGRVTMKGFEEKDEIVQGLTNTPTFLINYKQLPFTQVLVFTGIQTMVETIASERKVHLIDTGIRYGVHWTVLMQALADRQDYPIELLKITAVGSTDIEEIGTRLASFAKSLNLPFSFKSVILSDMKDAKEELFETEEGETIIIYAPYVLRTMIPTPDSLENLMRVMRNLNPTMMVVFESEGNHNSPSFVNRFTDALFYYSAYYESLDTCMKQYDEDRIRLETVFGDAIRNIVAEEGEERTIRSVPLDVWRAYFGRFGMVEIGISESSFKQASLVLQKFDCRSCCTIHRNGKSLVVGWKGTPIHSLSVWGFR from the coding sequence ATGGCTGATACCTTCTTCTCTTTCACACCATATTTGGATGGAATCCAAGAAAATTATGGTCCTCTCGAAGACTTCAGGAAAGAGGAAGCCCAGTTTAAAGAGAAACGGGACCATTTGATTGATATGGAAATGGGAGAAGCTAATCCTAACGAGTATGGTTTTCATCAAGGGGAAATGGCTAAGAAAGTAGATTACTTTTTGAAAGACAAACTACTTATACAGCACCAACAACCCATTGATGAATTTCATTTCAATGCTCTTTCCCCAACAACTCAGCCAATCCAGGAAAGTGCAGGGCTTGTGCATATCCCAGCCAGGGTTTCAGAAACTTCTGAAAACAATACGCAAATGCCACATCCATCTCCTTTAGCTTCTCCTCTAAAGCTCCTAACCAATTATGGAAGTGGGTTCAAGAAGTTGAAGGGGGAAAAGTTGATCAAAGTAGAGACTGAGACGAGTGGTACAAGTGACAAGTTGTCAACCGTAGAAATCATGAAGGTGGCTGGAGCAAGGTACGTACAATTCTCTACCCAGATGTGTGATGATTATAATTACATGGCCATGCATCCTTTTGGTTTTGCTCTTTCGTGTCTCTCCGACGATGATAAAAGAGATGTAGAACTTGCGCACCTTCTTCTTGCTGCGGCTGAAAAGGTTGGATACCAACAATATGAGCGTGCAGAAAGAATGCTTCTACGTTGTGAATGGGTTTCTTCTGCCAGAGGTAATCCGGCCCAGAGAGTCATTTATCATTTCGCCGAAGCGCTTCGAGAGAGGATTGAGAAAGAATCAGGAAGAGTTACAATGAAGGGGTTCGAGGAAAAAGATGAAATCGTTCAGGGATTGACTAATACCCCCACATTCCTGATAAACTACAAACAGCTTCCTTTCACTCAAGTACTGGTATTCACAGGAATCCAAACCATGGTCGAAACCATTGCATCAGAACGGAAGGTCCATCTGATAGATACGGGAATCAGGTATGGAGTCCATTGGACAGTCTTGATGCAGGCTCTTGCAGACAGACAGGATTACCCCATCGAGCTTCTCAAGATCACTGCTGTTGGATCAACAGACATTGAGGAGATAGGTACGAGGTTAGCCAGTTTTGCCAAGTCCTTGAACTTGCCATTTTCGTTCAAGTCAGTTATTTTATCAGACATGAAAGATGCCAAGGAAGAACTATTTGAAACAGAAGAGGGTGAAACAATCATCATTTATGCTCCATATGTACTGAGGACAATGATCCCAACACCTGATTCCTTGGAAAACTTGATGAGAGTGATGAGAAATCTCAATCCAACTATGATGGTTGTCTTTGAATCCGAAGGAAACCATAATTCACCCTCGTTTGTGAATCGCTTCACCGACGCATTATTCTACTACAGCGCATATTATGAAAGTCTCGATACTTGCATGAAACAGTATGATGAGGATCGAATCAGATTGGAAACAGTTTTTGGTGATGCAATCCGAAACATTGTGGCAGAGGAGGGTGAAGAAAGGACTATTCGAAGTGTTCCGTTGGATGTTTGGAGGGCGTATTTCGGAAGGTTTGGAATGGTGGAAATTGGGATAAGTGAGTCATCCTTCAAGCAAGCTAGTTTGGTTCTCCAAAAGTTCGATTGCAGGAGTTGTTGCACAATACATAGGAATGGGAAATCTCTAGTTGTTGGGTGGAAGGGAACCCCAATTCATTCCCTTTCAGTTTGGGGGTTCCGTTGA
- the LOC109007314 gene encoding DELLA protein RGL1-like — MDNTFFFSSTPFDFDGIQGSFGSLEGFEKAKQDHLFNFESGEGSPISTRYGFHHGDRGNRGTHFLKDQLQHQQPKSGYQTFDEFHFNPVFPPTKTIRESTGLVHLPTRVSEILENDNQFPHPSSLAFLELLQDDGSGFQRLQGENSEKLSEISAETRALSRKLSTEEIIRVAGARYVQLSTQMYNYNYHMPMHPFGFALSGLSDDEKKDVELAHYLLSVAEKVGYQQYDRASRLLLRCDWISSPRGSPVQRVVFHFAEALRERIQNESGRVRVTGFEQNNAHLGSNSALLKFYQQLPFPQIALFTGIQAIVENVELKRKVHLIDIEIRSGVHWSLLMQALAERRDFPIELLKITAIGLGSICNESIEKTGKRLAIVAESLNLPFTFKSVLLSDMKDIKEELFEIEDEEEVIIFAPLVLRTMISRPNCIENFMSVIRNLSPSIMVVFEVEANHNSPSFVNRFIEALFFYCAYFDSLETCMKQYDEERMRTEAFLGEHIRNLVAEEGRGSTNRNVTMDVWRAFFLRFKMVEIGLSESSLRQASLVVERFSCTNYCTLDKNGKSLLVGWKGTPLHSLSVWKFN; from the coding sequence ATGGATAacaccttcttcttctcttcaacCCCATTTGATTTTGATGGAATCCAAGGCAGTTTTGGTTCTCTTGAAGGCTTTGAGAAAGCGAAACAAGACCACTTGTTTAATTTTGAATCGGGAGAGGGTAGTCCTATTTCTACTCGATATGGTTTTCATCATGGGGACAGAGGTAATAGAGGAACTCATTTCTTGAAAGATCAACTACAGCACCAACAACCCAAGTCAGGATATCAAACATTTGATGAATTTCACTTCAACCCTGTTTTCCCACCAACAAAAACAATCCGAGAAAGTACAGGGCTTGTACATCTCCCCACCAGAGTTTCGGAAATTCTTGAAAACGACAATCAATTTCCACATCCTTCTTCGTTAGCTTTTCTAGAGCTCCTACAAGATGATGGAAGTGGGTTCCAGAGATTGCAGGGAGAAAACTCGGAAAAGTTAAGTGAGATAAGCGCTGAAACTCGTGCTCTTAGCCGAAAATTATCAACCGAGGAAATCATAAGGGTGGCTGGAGCAAGGTATGTACAATTATCTACTCagatgtataattataattaccACATGCCTATGCATCCTTTTGGTTTTGCTCTCTCGGGTCTGTCTGACGATGAAAAAAAAGATGTGGAACTTGCCCACTATCTTCTCTCTGTGGCTGAGAAGGTTGGCTACCAACAATATGATCGTGCAAGCAGATTGCTTTTACGTTGTGATTGGATTTCTTCTCCAAGGGGTAGTCCAGTGCAGAGAgttgtttttcattttgctGAAGCGCTCCGAGAGAGGATTCAAAATGAATCAGGAAGGGTCAGAGTAACGGGATTCGAGCAAAACAATGCACACTTGGGTAGCAATAGTGCATTGCTTAAATTTTACCAACAACTTCCTTTCCCTCAGATAGCGCTATTCACGGGAATCCAAGCCATAGTTGAAAACGTTGAATTGAAGCGTAAGGTCCATTTGATAGATATCGAAATCAGGTCTGGAGTGCATTGGTCACTCTTGATGCAGGCTCTTGCAGAGAGAAGAGATTTCCCCATTGAGCTTCTTAAGATAACTGCCATTGGACTTGGATCAATCTGCAACGAGAGTATAGAGAAGACCGGTAAGAGGTTAGCCATTGTTGCCGAGTCCTTAAACTTGCCCTTTACATTTAAGTCTGTTTTGTTATCAGACATGAAAGATATCAAGGAAGAACTATTCGaaattgaagatgaagaagaagtgaTCATTTTTGCTCCATTAGTACTGAGAACAATGATTTCAAGGCCTAATTGCATTGAAAACTTTATGAGTGTTATCAGAAATCTCTCTCCATCTATAATGGTTGTCTTTGAAGTCGAAGCAAACCATAATTCACCCTCATTTGTGAATCGCTTCATTGAAGCTTTGTTCTTTTATTGTGCATACTTTGATAGCCTGGAGACTTGCATGAAACAGTATGATGAGGAGAGGATGAGAACGGAAGCATTTTTGGGTGAACACATCAGAAACCTTGTAGCAGAAGAGGGTCGAGGAAGTACTAATCGGAATGTCACCATGGATGTCTGGAGGGCGTTCTTCTTGAGGTTTAAAATGGTGGAAATTGGGTTAAGTGAGTCATCCCTACGCCAAGCCAGTTTGGTTGTCGAACGGTTCTCTTGTACAAATTATTGCACATTGGATAAGAATGGGAAAAGTCTACTTGTTGGGTGGAAGGGAACCCCACTTCATTCCCTTTCGGTTTGGAAGTTTAATTAA